A window of Kribbella sp. NBC_00382 genomic DNA:
CTCCACCGGCTGGCCAGAGAACTGCAGCTACGAACGAACCGGCGCCGCGACAGCAGAAGCCTCCTGCTGGGCCGGCAGCGGCTTCTACCGAGTAGTCCTCATCTGCCGCTCGATCGGCCAGCCTCCCAAATGGTTCTACGGCAACTGGCAAACCCCCTCCCCCCTCCACCACTCCAAAGGCTCCTGCCAAGGCGCCCGCACCCTCTCAGCAGACGACGTAGGAATCGAAGAAAAAGCCGACTGACCGCCTACTGCCACCCCTCACCGAGACCGCGGCTGTCGACCGACGATCTGTAAATGGGTGGATTTCTTGAAGTTCTGAAACCGGCGTACGACTTCAACGGACGAGCGAAGAGGCGAACCTACTGGCTTGGTCCTGGCCGGCTGGTTCGCCGCCTTCATCCTGCCCGCAGCCATCGCCGACCACCTAGACCCAACCCTCACCAACAGCTGGAGTTCGTGATGTTCAGCGTGTGGTCGTCGCGTTAGCCGGACCGCCACCACTCACAAACCTCAACTGATCGCATCGGGCCAAGCATGCGCAGGCGTGCTCCGGGGTGGAACGGCAGGTTTGTGAGTGGTGGCGGTCCGGGCCTGCCGCCCAACATCACGAACTCCGGCTGTAGCACTAGGCGAACTGGCCCTGGGTGGGCATGCGGGCGGCAAGCTTGGAGGCCGCCCATCTAAAGCGGAGGTACCGTGAAGCTCCACGACGGTGCCGATCCGCGCATCATCTGCGAACCGTATTTCGGGCAAGCACTATCTGACACCCTAGGCAGCAACGTCACCCAGCAGCACCACGACTTCTTCGACGAGGCCGTCTTCTCAACCGGCCGCGACAGCATCCTGTGGCCAGGCTGTGGTGTCCACTTCCGGTGGGACCGCTGATCCGCAGGATCGTCCTCTAAGTCAGCTACAAACGCACCGCGCAACGTAAGGCCCGACACTCTGCTGAACCACCGCGGCAGTAGCTCTTCTCCGTAGTTCTTCTCTGTAGTTACCGATCTCACCGCGGCTGGGACCTTGCGCTTGTCTCGATCTGAGACAGAGTGGGAAGGCGGACGCACCTTGAGTGATGGCCAGGGAGGCCGCTGTGGAACGAGCGCACTGGACCGAAGCACCTCGGACTGGCCGGATGTTGCGGCAGGCCAGGGATACCTTCTTGTCGTCCGGCGATCTCGAGCCCGGGCTGGTGCGCGAATCGATCCAGGCATCGTGGTTGCGGTCGTCCCGGCTGCGGGTGGACGCCGAGACCGTCGACCCCAGCTACCTGGGTCTGGAGGGGCCGACACCGCTCGCGCTGTCGGCTGCTCCGGTCCTGAGCGCCCTGGCCGACGAGCTCGCGAACGAGTCGGTCAGCATCATCCTGACCGACCAGCACGGGCTCGTACTGCAGCGGACCTGCCCTGATCCGTCGCTGATCAGGCAGCTCGACCGGGCGTCCCTGTCCCCCGGCTTCAGCTACGCGGAGGAGCAGGTCGGTACGAACGGCATCGGGACCACCTTGGAGGCCGGCGTCCCAACGATGGTGACGGGGAGCGAACACTTCACCGGGCCGCTCGGTGATTTTGCCTGTGCGGGGGCGCCGATCCACCATCCGGTGACGGGCTCGCTGCTCGGCGTACTGGATCTGACGTCGTCGGTGGCACACTCGAACGCTTTGCTGATGTTCTGCGCAAGGTCGACGGCTCAGAAGATCGAGCAGCAGTTGCTGACCAGGTCGGGCGCGAAGGAGTTGGCGCTGTTCCGCGACTACCTGGCCGCATGCCAGCACTCCAGCAGCGGGGTGATCGCGCTCAGCGGTGACCTGGTGATGATGAACAGCCAGGCGCAGCAGCGGTTCGACCCTGCCGATCAGACTGCTCTCCTGGCCCGCTCGCGCGACGCTGCGGGTTCCTCCGAGCCGTTGACGCTGGTTGCTGATCTGCCGAGTGGGCTGGTGGCTCGGCTGGACTATCGGCCGGCGTTTGCCGGTTCGAAGTTCGCTGGTGGGGTGTTACGGATCCAGGTGCAGTCGGGGTTGGACGCGACTACTGGGGCGGCGCGCAACGTAGTACCGGTGATGCCTGGGCTTGCTGGGCGCAGTGCTACTTGGCAGCGGGTGTGTGAGGCAGTGGACACCAGTCGGCGCAACGGCTCGTGGGTAGTGCTCGAAGGCGAAGGCGGTGTCGGCAAGATCGCGTTGCTGCGCTCGGTGAACCAGCTACGCAATGGCAGTGGGCTCTTCCGGGTCATGGATGCATCCGAGTGCGGCCCTGGGTGGCTGGACACGGTTGCTGATGAGTTGTCGGCCGGGGCGGGATCACTGGTCATCCGCCGCGCGCATCTGCTCGACAGTGATTCGGTGAGTGGGCTGTCGGAGCTACTGCTCGAGCGCGCAGACCAGCAGAGCGAGTTGTGGGTCGCACTGACGGTGCATAGCGAGCCGCGCAACCCTGACGTGGATGCGCAACTGCTGCCGCTCTTCTCCCACACAGTGCAGGTACCACCCCTGCGGCACCACCTGGAAGACATGCACAAGCTGGTACCGCACCTGCTGGGCCGCCTCAACCGCGCGAACAACCTCAGCATCTCCCCCAGCGCCCTGGCCCAGCTGATGCGACTCCCCTGGCTCGGCAACGTCGAGCAGCTCCGTCGCGTCCTCCTGCGCATCGCCCAGCAACGGCGCTCCGGCACCATCGACCTGGACGACCTGCCCGGCGAGTGCCGAGCCATCACCCGCCGCCGCCTCAGCCAGCTCGAGTCCCTCGAGCGCGACGCCGTCGTGAAGGCCCTCGTCATCCACCGCGGCAACAAGGACAAGGCCGCCAGCGATCTGGGCATGTCCCGAGCCACCATCTACCGCAAGATCCGCGACTACGGCATCAACCTGACCATCTGAAAACTGGCCATCTGAAAACGCTTTGCCACGCAGCTCGGCCACGCTGGAGACTTGGCCGGGATGAGTGACAACAGCGCTTCAGACGGTCGTGCGGGCATCGACGTAGGCCTGGTTCGGCGATTGATCAAGGCCCAGTTCCCGCAGTGGGGCGACTTGCCGATCACGCCGGTCAAGGTCGACGGGTGGGACAACCGGACCTATCGGCTCGGCGACTCGTTGACGGTGCGGCTCCCCACGGCTGCTGGTTATGCGCCGGCTGTGGACAAAGAGGATGAGTGGCTGCCTCGCCTGGCGCCGCACCTGCCGGTCGCGGTGCCTGAGCCGGTCGGCAAGGGTGTCCCTGGCGAGGGATACGCCTTCAACTGGTCGGTTCGACGCTGGCTGGATGGCGAGACGGCGTCGGTTGAGCGCATTGAGGATCTGACCGGCTTTGCTGTCTCCGTGGCTTCGTTCATCCGCGCGTTGCAGCGGTGCGACGCTACTGGTGGGCCGGCGGGTGGGGCGCACAGCTTCTTCCGGGGCGCGCCGCCGGTGCATTACGACGATGAGACTCGGCGTGCGCTGGTCACCTTGGCCGACAAGGTGGACGTCGCGGCTTGTACCGAGGTGTGGGAAGCGGCGATCGGATCGTCCTTCGCCGGGCCGCCGGTGTGGTTCCACGGGGACATCGCGCACGGGAATCTGCTGGTCGCCGACGGAATGCTGTCGGCTGTGATCGACTTCGGTACTTCGGGAGTCGGCGACCCCGCTTGCGATCTGGTGATCGCGTGGACTCTCTTCTCGGGCAAGAGTCGCGAGGCGTTCCGGCGTACGGTCGCGCAGGACGCGGGGACCTGGGCGCGGGCGCGCGGCTGGGCATTGTGGAAGGCCCTGATCACGGACGATCTGTACGTCGTCGAGCAGGTGCTGGCCGACTCAGTCTGAGTTGACCAGGTCCGCGCGGGAGGACGCGTTGAGTTTGCGGAGGACCTTGGCGACGTGTTGCTCGACTGTGCGGGGTGAGAGGAACAGGGCGTCGGCGATCTCCCGGTTGGTGTGGCCGCGGCCGAGTAGGCGGGCCACCTCCTGCTCGCGCGGAGACAGCTCGGCGCCGTAGCCGCGGCGGCCTCGGCGGGAGGGTGCGGCGATCCCGTGGTTGCGTAGCTCGTGACGGCAGCGGGCAGCATCTCGCAGCGCGCCCAGGCGGTCGAAGGTCTCTGCCAACTGGGCGAAGGCGTCCGCTGGTTCCTTCAGGGCAAGCCTGCAATGCGCTGCCCGCTCGGCGACCAGTGCGGCGAAGTACGGCGCCGGCAGGGCCTCGTACTGGAGCTCTACCTCTCTATACAGCCCAACCGCCCGCCTGTAGTCGCCTTCGTACTCCGCGAGCTGCGCCCGCCCGCAATGCAGCGCCACCCGTGCCAGTGGCGCCTCCAGGCCGCTCGTGCAGTCGTCCAACTCCCCCAACAGCTTCCGTACCTCGTCATCCCGTCCGTCGGCGAGCAAGACCGCCACGGCCGTCGGTACCAGCTCGCCTGCCCAGGACCACACCTGTTTGCCACGCAGGAGATCCAAACCGCGGTTGACCGTCGATACCGCCGCCTGGAGCTCAGTACGGGAGAGCTGCATCCACGCAAGCAGACCGAAGCTGCCCAACGCGATCGGGGCGATGGCGTTGGCCGGTTCGTCGATCCCGGTGGCGCCCAGGTATGCCTCGGCCTCGGCCCATTCACCACGCGCGACGGCCAGGGATGCCAGTACCAGGGACAGCTCGCTGGTGAGCGGGAACAGGTCGCGGTACTCGTCCAGTAGCTGACTCGCGCGCTCGTCGAGCCCGGACCACTCACCGGTGAACCAGTCGACTCTCGCTTGGGTAGCGCGCGCAGTACTCACGACGAAAGGTGCTCCGCAGTCGGTAGCGAACTGGAGACCGCTACCAAGGAAGTCGGCGGCTTTGGCGTAGTAGCCGATCGACATGCACGCGTCGGCGAGGTTGCAGTGCGCCCTGGCCAGGTGTCGCAGCTCTGCCCCACCGGCCCGGTCAGATCCCAGCTCCGC
This region includes:
- a CDS encoding aminoglycoside phosphotransferase family protein; the protein is MSDNSASDGRAGIDVGLVRRLIKAQFPQWGDLPITPVKVDGWDNRTYRLGDSLTVRLPTAAGYAPAVDKEDEWLPRLAPHLPVAVPEPVGKGVPGEGYAFNWSVRRWLDGETASVERIEDLTGFAVSVASFIRALQRCDATGGPAGGAHSFFRGAPPVHYDDETRRALVTLADKVDVAACTEVWEAAIGSSFAGPPVWFHGDIAHGNLLVADGMLSAVIDFGTSGVGDPACDLVIAWTLFSGKSREAFRRTVAQDAGTWARARGWALWKALITDDLYVVEQVLADSV
- a CDS encoding sigma-54-dependent Fis family transcriptional regulator, with the translated sequence MERAHWTEAPRTGRMLRQARDTFLSSGDLEPGLVRESIQASWLRSSRLRVDAETVDPSYLGLEGPTPLALSAAPVLSALADELANESVSIILTDQHGLVLQRTCPDPSLIRQLDRASLSPGFSYAEEQVGTNGIGTTLEAGVPTMVTGSEHFTGPLGDFACAGAPIHHPVTGSLLGVLDLTSSVAHSNALLMFCARSTAQKIEQQLLTRSGAKELALFRDYLAACQHSSSGVIALSGDLVMMNSQAQQRFDPADQTALLARSRDAAGSSEPLTLVADLPSGLVARLDYRPAFAGSKFAGGVLRIQVQSGLDATTGAARNVVPVMPGLAGRSATWQRVCEAVDTSRRNGSWVVLEGEGGVGKIALLRSVNQLRNGSGLFRVMDASECGPGWLDTVADELSAGAGSLVIRRAHLLDSDSVSGLSELLLERADQQSELWVALTVHSEPRNPDVDAQLLPLFSHTVQVPPLRHHLEDMHKLVPHLLGRLNRANNLSISPSALAQLMRLPWLGNVEQLRRVLLRIAQQRRSGTIDLDDLPGECRAITRRRLSQLESLERDAVVKALVIHRGNKDKAASDLGMSRATIYRKIRDYGINLTI